Genomic segment of Pseudoalteromonas sp. NC201:
CTTCAACTGCCGCTATGTCTTTATGCGCTTCTAAATTATCGCATGTAGCCTGATGAGAAGGCCTATTGAACTCGACCAGCGTAGAAGGTTCATTATCCAAAGCTGGATCTAACAATACTTGAGCTATTAAGGCATCAATATTATCTTCTTTCGATTCAGGAAGTGTAGTCTCAGGCCCAATATACTCGGGGTGATACAAAGTGACGATCGTTTCACCTGCAACGACTGCTTGCTCAAGCTTTTTGATAAAATCGCACACTACGCCATCATTGGGAGCACAAACTTCGAGGATGACCTTGTCAGTATAAACATCGCAAAGCCTATCGCCACAAGCAACCTTATCTCCTTCTTTGACATAGATTTCAATAATCGTTGCGCTATCGACAAAATCGGGTAATACATCGATCTGCACGTCAATATTACCTTTTCCTTTCAACTTATGGTCAGTTGTGATGCCTTCATTACTGAGCAGCCGATGAACTCTCTTCGGTTCAAGTGCAACTAAGTGGTTTAATTCTGGATCTGGAGTGACTGACATAATAAGCGCATCGGCTTTCAAAACATCGCCTTCGTTCACCACGATTTTACCGATACGGCTGGCTTCTGGCGCTCGTAGCTCCAATACGACCTTACTCGTTTCGATATCACATAAGACTTGATTTTTTGCAACTTGATGTCCTTCGGCTACATAGAGTGTTGCAATTTTTGCAGTATCTATTAACTCAGGCAACACGGGTACTTTCATTTCAACCGTCATAATTTCCCTATTACGTTTGAGTATTAAAAGATGAGGCTCGAAACCTCAGATGAAAATCACTGAGATATATCTGATTTAGTCGATTAACGTATTATAAAATAGGGACAGGCGCAAGCTTTTCACTGTTCCAGAGGAAAGGAAATAGTAAACTGACTACCCACTCCTTCTTGGCTCTGAACATCAATTTTCCCTTTGTGCT
This window contains:
- a CDS encoding biotin/lipoyl-containing protein, translated to MTVEMKVPVLPELIDTAKIATLYVAEGHQVAKNQVLCDIETSKVVLELRAPEASRIGKIVVNEGDVLKADALIMSVTPDPELNHLVALEPKRVHRLLSNEGITTDHKLKGKGNIDVQIDVLPDFVDSATIIEIYVKEGDKVACGDRLCDVYTDKVILEVCAPNDGVVCDFIKKLEQAVVAGETIVTLYHPEYIGPETTLPESKEDNIDALIAQVLLDPALDNEPSTLVEFNRPSHQATCDNLEAHKDIAAVEATDSTVIDTQLKNESPPLSTQTGDSYVDLTNDHVSSASTPLRAESTVIERIGEGNNSGVGGVSSGKVFTFAASVIVIALAGYFLLI